A genomic segment from Pistricoccus aurantiacus encodes:
- the gloB gene encoding hydroxyacylglutathione hydrolase translates to MLSVTPIPAFSDNYIWLLRQDANSNTDANGQPADIHVAVVDPGDAEPVIELLERDGLTLDSILITHHHHDHTGGLAELIKRYRPRVFGPHNPGIKGIDERLKDGDECRILGRRFEVFEVPGHTLDHIAFYSAGVPPLLFCGDTLFCAGCGRLFEGSPEQMHASLSRLARLPADTLVFAAHEYTLANLRFAKAADPQNTQIDQFHDECQRARELDRPTLPSTIQRELAINPFLRSDRPEVQRAASRQGDTDSAQATFATLRAWKDNF, encoded by the coding sequence GCTGAGCGTGACGCCGATCCCCGCTTTCAGCGACAACTATATCTGGCTGCTTCGCCAGGATGCCAACAGTAACACCGATGCCAATGGTCAGCCTGCGGACATTCACGTCGCCGTGGTGGACCCCGGCGATGCGGAACCGGTCATCGAACTGCTTGAACGCGACGGCTTGACCCTGGATAGCATCCTCATTACCCATCATCATCACGATCATACCGGTGGCCTGGCGGAACTGATCAAGCGCTACCGGCCCCGGGTGTTTGGCCCGCACAATCCCGGCATCAAAGGTATCGACGAGCGCCTGAAAGACGGTGACGAATGTCGAATACTGGGAAGACGTTTCGAGGTTTTCGAAGTTCCCGGTCATACCCTGGATCATATCGCGTTTTACTCGGCGGGTGTGCCGCCACTGCTGTTCTGTGGCGACACCTTGTTCTGCGCCGGCTGTGGCCGACTCTTCGAAGGCAGCCCCGAACAGATGCATGCTTCTCTATCGCGGCTTGCCCGGTTACCGGCTGACACCCTGGTGTTCGCCGCTCATGAATACACCTTGGCCAACCTGCGTTTCGCCAAGGCCGCGGATCCCCAGAATACGCAAATCGATCAATTTCACGACGAATGTCAGCGGGCTCGAGAACTGGATCGTCCGACCCTGCCCAGTACCATCCAGCGTGAACTTGCCATCAACCCGTTCCTGCGCAGCGACCGGCCCGAGGTTCAACGGGCAGCGTCTCGCCAGGGTGACACCGACTCGGCACAAGCTACCTTCGCAACATTGCGCGCCTGGAAGGACAACTTCTGA
- a CDS encoding transglycosylase SLT domain-containing protein, protein MTTYRTTRRLIVSLAGGITVTSLGLAAMSAHADRLPSAYPTSSSMLSMNATALPSAENRLVDRLLAGDHHFWDALDLTPAEPTRVWDRLRDSFAWQDEIDRPRVRKWIEYYRKSPHDIVEIAERARPWLHWITDQLEARGLPGEIALLPFVESAFKTSARNISGATGLWQLMPRTGKALGLRLDRGYDGRLDVVTSTRAALDYIEQQAEQWYRGDLALSLAAYNAGAGRVNRSLRAAARAGKPKDYWHLRLPRETMNYVPKLLAISAIIADPKRYAVNLPAIEDSPAFAQVPLNAPLSLAQAAALADVSRSELEMLNPGLLNNRADPRQIASLLVPVDSEAALLAGLDRLESDPGSAATLASNDSGRRYRVRRGDSLSLIAQRHGVTLASLRRHNSLAGDTIHAGQTLHIPQTPVLASSG, encoded by the coding sequence ATGACCACATACCGAACCACTCGCCGCTTGATCGTATCATTAGCCGGCGGTATCACCGTGACCTCCCTTGGCCTGGCCGCGATGAGCGCCCATGCGGATCGCTTGCCCAGTGCCTATCCAACGTCCAGCAGTATGCTGTCCATGAACGCGACGGCACTGCCGTCCGCCGAGAATCGTCTTGTGGATCGTCTCCTGGCGGGAGATCATCATTTCTGGGATGCCCTGGATTTGACCCCCGCGGAGCCGACTCGGGTCTGGGATCGATTGCGAGACAGCTTCGCCTGGCAGGATGAAATCGACCGTCCTCGGGTACGCAAGTGGATCGAGTATTACCGCAAGAGCCCGCACGACATCGTCGAGATCGCCGAGCGCGCTCGGCCCTGGCTGCACTGGATCACCGATCAGCTCGAAGCTCGAGGGCTGCCGGGAGAAATCGCCCTGCTTCCCTTCGTGGAAAGTGCCTTCAAGACCAGCGCCCGCAACATAAGCGGCGCCACCGGGCTCTGGCAGCTGATGCCCCGCACCGGAAAAGCCTTGGGACTCAGGCTCGATCGCGGCTATGACGGACGTCTGGACGTGGTGACCTCGACCCGGGCGGCGCTGGACTACATCGAACAGCAGGCGGAGCAGTGGTATCGCGGTGATCTGGCGCTGTCCCTGGCGGCCTACAATGCGGGCGCCGGGCGCGTCAACCGCTCGCTGCGCGCCGCCGCTCGGGCCGGCAAACCCAAGGATTACTGGCATTTGCGCCTGCCTCGGGAAACCATGAACTACGTTCCCAAGCTGCTGGCGATTTCCGCCATCATCGCCGACCCGAAGCGTTATGCGGTCAACCTGCCCGCCATCGAGGATTCTCCCGCCTTCGCCCAGGTGCCCTTGAACGCACCGCTTAGCCTGGCGCAAGCCGCCGCCTTGGCGGATGTCAGTCGCAGCGAGCTTGAGATGCTCAATCCTGGCCTGCTCAACAATCGCGCGGATCCCCGTCAGATAGCGTCTCTTCTTGTTCCGGTGGATAGCGAAGCCGCCCTGCTGGCGGGGCTCGACCGTCTCGAATCGGATCCGGGAAGCGCGGCGACATTGGCGTCGAATGATAGCGGACGGCGCTATCGGGTGCGCCGAGGCGATAGCCTTTCCTTGATCGCCCAGCGTCATGGGGTGACCCTGGCCTCCCTGCGTCGCCACAACTCGCTGGCCGGGGATACGATTCACGCCGGCCAGACCCTGCACATTCCGCAAACGCCGGTGCTGGCTTCCAGCGGCTAG
- a CDS encoding extracellular solute-binding protein — translation MLFLASLLLAYLVLCGSSRDAFAEEESGGTVSTVQGLALYGEPALSEDFTHFPYVNPQAPKGGSLARAAIGSFDSTNPFIIRGTPATGLTQIYDTLMETNPDEPFSQYGLLAKGVRLDPKRRWMEFDLNSEARFHDGKPVTAQDVVFSFEILRDKGQPFYAAYYADVTAVKALNKKTVRFEFAESNSRELPLILGQLPILPRHYWQERDFSATTLDKLLGSGPYRIAEVQPGRRIVYQRVEDYWGKDLPVKQGRHNIDRLIFDYYRDQTVALEAFKAGNLDFRLETSARQWATAYDFPAAKEGFVKKLEVPDGQPAGMQAYVINLRRDKFQDVRVREALNLAFDFPWLNKKLFYDAYERTHSFFENSEMAAQGLPSEAELELLEPYRDQLPERVFTEPLPIEHPEELRPRLAEALNLLQEAGYVVRNGKMVNTETGEPLSLEVLLYDTQFERVVQPLLRNLSRLGIDGKIRVVDVNQYLNRLRKFDFDMIVGGFPQSNNPGNEQREFWTSAYAHQPQSRNLIGLENPVVDELVEKLIRADSREELDTAAHALDRVLRHGFYVIPQWHLAATRIALWDLYGYPQPHPEYNLDLEAWWVDPERAREIRPRQRGD, via the coding sequence ATGCTTTTTCTGGCGAGTCTTCTGCTGGCGTATCTTGTGCTTTGTGGATCGAGCCGCGACGCCTTCGCCGAGGAAGAATCGGGGGGAACCGTGTCCACGGTACAGGGCCTGGCGTTGTACGGCGAGCCGGCGCTGAGCGAGGATTTCACGCACTTCCCCTACGTCAATCCGCAGGCACCCAAGGGCGGCAGCCTGGCTCGCGCCGCCATCGGCAGTTTCGATTCCACCAATCCCTTCATCATTCGCGGTACGCCGGCAACCGGCTTGACGCAGATCTACGACACCCTCATGGAAACCAACCCGGACGAGCCCTTTTCCCAGTATGGGCTTCTCGCCAAGGGCGTTCGCCTGGATCCGAAACGGCGCTGGATGGAATTCGACCTGAATTCCGAGGCGCGCTTTCACGATGGCAAGCCGGTCACCGCCCAGGACGTGGTGTTCAGTTTCGAGATCCTGCGGGACAAGGGCCAGCCCTTCTACGCCGCCTACTACGCGGACGTCACCGCGGTCAAGGCGCTGAACAAGAAGACGGTGCGCTTCGAATTCGCCGAATCCAACTCCCGGGAACTGCCGCTGATCCTTGGCCAGCTGCCGATTCTGCCCAGGCATTACTGGCAGGAGAGGGATTTCAGCGCCACCACCCTGGACAAGCTTCTGGGCAGCGGCCCTTACCGCATCGCCGAGGTACAGCCTGGGCGGCGTATCGTCTATCAGCGGGTCGAGGATTACTGGGGCAAGGATCTGCCGGTCAAGCAGGGACGCCACAACATCGATCGGTTGATCTTCGATTACTACCGAGATCAGACCGTGGCCCTGGAAGCCTTCAAGGCCGGCAACCTGGATTTTCGCCTTGAGACCAGCGCCCGCCAATGGGCCACGGCCTACGACTTCCCCGCCGCGAAGGAGGGCTTCGTCAAGAAGCTCGAGGTGCCGGACGGCCAGCCCGCGGGCATGCAGGCCTACGTCATCAACCTGCGCCGCGACAAGTTCCAGGACGTGCGAGTCCGCGAAGCCTTGAACCTGGCTTTCGACTTCCCCTGGCTCAACAAGAAGCTCTTCTACGACGCCTACGAGCGCACCCATAGCTTCTTCGAGAACTCCGAGATGGCCGCCCAAGGCCTGCCCTCCGAAGCAGAATTGGAACTGCTCGAACCCTACCGCGATCAGTTGCCGGAGCGTGTCTTTACTGAGCCACTGCCCATCGAGCACCCGGAGGAACTGCGTCCGCGCCTGGCGGAAGCGCTGAACCTGCTGCAGGAAGCGGGCTATGTGGTGCGCAACGGCAAGATGGTCAATACCGAAACCGGCGAGCCCCTGAGCCTGGAAGTGCTGCTTTACGATACCCAGTTCGAACGGGTGGTGCAGCCGCTGCTGCGCAACCTTTCGCGCCTGGGCATCGACGGCAAGATTCGCGTGGTGGACGTCAATCAGTATCTCAACCGTCTGCGCAAGTTCGATTTCGACATGATCGTCGGCGGTTTTCCCCAGTCCAACAATCCGGGCAACGAGCAGCGGGAATTCTGGACCAGCGCCTACGCTCACCAGCCCCAGAGTCGCAATCTGATCGGCCTGGAGAATCCGGTGGTGGACGAACTGGTGGAGAAGCTCATCCGTGCGGACAGCCGTGAGGAACTGGACACCGCCGCGCACGCCCTGGACCGGGTGCTGCGCCACGGCTTCTACGTGATTCCCCAGTGGCATCTGGCGGCGACCCGTATCGCCCTGTGGGATCTCTACGGCTATCCCCAGCCGCATCCGGAGTACAATCTGGATCTCGAGGCCTGGTGGGTCGATCCCGAGCGGGCCAGGGAAATTCGCCCACGCCAGCGCGGCGATTGA
- a CDS encoding microcin C ABC transporter permease YejB, with translation MAAYVLRRLLLMIPTLLGIMLLNFIIVQAAPGGPIDQMLARFQGMDSGASTRLDGGGGDRVQGESRGSRGVEERFIAQLETQFGFDKPPHERFLEMVKDYATFDFGKSFFRDRPVVDLMIERLPVSISLGLWTTLLVYLISIPLGIRKALRHGSPFDVWTSGLVIVGYAIPGFLFAILLIVVFAGGSYFDVFPLRGLTSPNFSELSAWGKVTDYFWHITLPVLALAIGSFATLTMLTKNSFLDEIHKQYVLTARAKGASDQRVLYGHVFRNAMLIIIAGLPSALIGIFFTGSLLIEVIFSLDGLGLLGFEAVMQRDYPIIFGTLYLYTLIGLILKLISDLTYVWVDPRIDFATREA, from the coding sequence GTGGCCGCCTACGTTCTGCGTCGCCTGTTGCTGATGATACCTACGCTACTGGGCATCATGCTGCTCAATTTCATCATCGTGCAGGCCGCTCCAGGCGGGCCCATCGATCAGATGCTGGCACGTTTTCAGGGCATGGACAGCGGCGCCAGCACCCGCCTGGATGGCGGCGGTGGCGATCGCGTTCAGGGGGAATCCCGCGGGTCGCGTGGCGTTGAAGAACGTTTCATCGCCCAGCTCGAGACCCAGTTCGGTTTCGACAAGCCCCCTCACGAGCGCTTCCTGGAAATGGTCAAGGATTACGCCACCTTCGATTTCGGCAAGAGCTTCTTTCGCGACCGCCCGGTGGTGGACCTGATGATCGAGCGTCTGCCGGTATCGATTTCCCTGGGGCTCTGGACCACCCTGCTGGTCTATCTGATCTCGATTCCGCTGGGCATACGCAAGGCGCTGCGCCACGGGTCGCCTTTCGATGTCTGGACCTCCGGACTGGTGATCGTCGGCTACGCGATCCCGGGGTTTCTGTTCGCCATCCTGCTGATCGTGGTATTTGCCGGCGGCAGCTATTTCGACGTCTTCCCGCTGCGCGGACTGACCTCACCGAACTTCAGCGAGCTTTCCGCCTGGGGCAAGGTCACGGACTACTTCTGGCATATCACCCTTCCCGTGCTGGCGCTTGCCATCGGCAGTTTCGCCACCCTGACCATGCTGACCAAGAACAGCTTTCTCGACGAGATTCATAAGCAGTACGTGCTGACCGCCCGGGCCAAGGGCGCCAGCGATCAAAGGGTGCTGTACGGCCACGTGTTTCGCAACGCCATGCTGATCATCATCGCCGGGCTGCCGTCCGCGCTGATCGGCATCTTCTTCACCGGATCGCTGCTGATCGAGGTGATCTTTTCTCTGGACGGCCTGGGCCTCTTGGGATTCGAGGCGGTGATGCAGCGAGACTATCCGATCATCTTCGGTACCCTGTACCTGTATACCCTGATCGGGTTGATCCTGAAGCTGATCTCGGATCTGACCTACGTGTGGGTGGACCCGCGTATCGACTTCGCGACCCGGGAGGCCTGA
- a CDS encoding ABC transporter permease — translation MLSRLVSGFSPITRRRLKIFHDNRRAWWSLWVFLVLFVLSLGAELIANDKPLVMRYQGQWYAPLFIDYPETTFGGFLPTSTDYRDPYVREEIEAEGWMLWPLIPYDYQTLDMSLDSPAPSAPDPHHWLGTDDQGRDVLARVIYGFRLSVVFALVLTIGSLMLGVLFGGVQGYFGGKTDLIGQRLSEIWSGLPVLFLLIILASLVQPNLWWLLGIMLLFSWLGLVDVVRAEFLRARNLEYVRAAKALGLPSRLIMWRHVLPNAMVATLTFIPFLFTGAITTLTALDFLGFGLPPGSPSLGELVAQGKNNLQAPWLGITAFISLSLMLSLLVFIGEGLRDAFDPRHIHAAARESVPEPTAIQVTTQADETRKPDHVR, via the coding sequence ATGCTGTCTCGTCTCGTTTCAGGGTTTTCACCCATCACTCGCCGTCGCCTGAAGATCTTTCATGACAATCGCCGGGCCTGGTGGTCGCTGTGGGTGTTCCTGGTGCTGTTCGTGCTCAGCCTGGGGGCGGAGCTGATCGCCAACGACAAGCCGCTGGTGATGCGCTATCAAGGGCAGTGGTACGCGCCGCTATTCATCGATTATCCGGAGACTACCTTCGGCGGTTTCCTGCCGACGAGCACGGACTATCGCGACCCTTACGTTCGAGAGGAAATCGAAGCCGAGGGCTGGATGCTCTGGCCTTTGATCCCCTACGACTATCAGACCCTGGACATGAGCCTGGATAGCCCCGCCCCTTCCGCGCCGGATCCGCATCACTGGCTGGGTACCGACGATCAGGGCCGTGACGTGCTGGCCCGGGTCATCTACGGCTTTCGCCTGAGCGTGGTATTCGCCCTGGTATTGACCATCGGCTCGCTGATGCTTGGGGTGCTGTTCGGCGGCGTTCAGGGCTATTTCGGCGGCAAGACGGACCTGATCGGTCAGCGGCTCAGCGAAATCTGGTCCGGACTGCCGGTGCTGTTCCTGCTGATCATCCTGGCAAGCCTGGTGCAGCCCAACCTGTGGTGGTTGCTGGGCATCATGCTGCTGTTTTCCTGGCTGGGACTGGTGGACGTGGTGCGGGCGGAATTCCTGCGCGCCCGCAACCTGGAATACGTCCGCGCCGCCAAGGCGCTCGGGCTGCCGTCTCGGCTGATCATGTGGCGCCATGTGCTGCCCAACGCGATGGTCGCCACCCTGACCTTCATTCCTTTTCTGTTCACCGGTGCCATCACCACCCTGACCGCCCTGGACTTCCTCGGTTTCGGCCTGCCGCCGGGCTCGCCTTCTCTCGGGGAACTGGTCGCCCAGGGCAAGAACAACCTTCAGGCGCCCTGGCTCGGCATTACCGCCTTCATCAGCCTGTCGCTAATGCTGTCGCTTCTCGTCTTTATCGGCGAAGGACTCCGAGACGCCTTCGATCCGCGTCATATTCACGCCGCCGCCCGGGAAAGCGTTCCGGAACCCACCGCCATTCAAGTCACCACCCAAGCCGACGAGACGAGGAAGCCCGACCATGTGCGCTGA
- a CDS encoding ABC transporter ATP-binding protein, with protein MCADFVLRLEQLSVAFDGKPVVENLDLAVRPGETLALVGESGSGKSVTALGAMNLLPRNARVSGRRYLEDTDLAALRPRDWQGLLGSQVGFIFQEPMTSLNPLHTVAKQIMETLRLHQGLSGRAARARARELLEQVKLPRPDELLDAWPHQLSGGQRQRVMIAMAIANNPRLLIADEPTTALDVTVQQDVLALLAELRDRHRMGMLLITHDLNLVRRHADRVCVLYRGREQETGPVDRVFEAPQSNYTRALLGAEPEGQPSPLTREETLLETRALSVVFQRPKKLFAKRPLPFEALAPLSIRLARGETLGIVGESGSGKTTLALAALRLMESRGEIVFDGEHLERLSGNALRRRRRRFQIVFQDPYGSLSPRLPVSRIISEGLRFHQPQLDDPTVEQRVQTTLEEVGLPADCASRFPHEFSGGQRQRIAIARAIILEPELLVLDEPTSALDRTVQKQLVELLRALQSRRNLSYLFISHDLAVVRAMAHRVLVLKDGQLVEQGSSQQILSEPENDYTKALLAAANLKSFSMSGIR; from the coding sequence ATGTGCGCTGATTTCGTGCTGCGCCTCGAGCAGCTGAGCGTGGCCTTCGACGGCAAGCCGGTGGTCGAGAACCTCGATCTCGCCGTTCGCCCCGGCGAAACCCTGGCGCTGGTGGGAGAATCCGGCTCGGGAAAATCCGTGACCGCCCTGGGCGCCATGAATCTGCTGCCTCGCAACGCCCGGGTCAGCGGCAGGCGCTATCTGGAAGACACGGATCTCGCCGCGCTCAGGCCCCGAGATTGGCAGGGGCTGCTGGGTAGCCAGGTGGGTTTCATCTTTCAGGAACCCATGACCTCGCTCAATCCGCTGCATACGGTGGCCAAGCAGATCATGGAAACCCTGCGCCTGCATCAAGGACTCTCGGGACGAGCGGCACGCGCTCGGGCCCGGGAGCTTCTCGAGCAGGTCAAGCTACCCCGGCCAGACGAATTGCTCGATGCCTGGCCGCATCAGCTTTCCGGGGGGCAGCGCCAGCGGGTGATGATCGCCATGGCCATCGCCAACAATCCCCGACTGCTGATCGCCGATGAGCCCACCACCGCGCTGGATGTTACCGTGCAGCAGGACGTTCTCGCGCTGCTGGCGGAACTGCGGGACCGCCACCGCATGGGCATGCTGCTGATCACCCATGATCTCAACCTGGTGCGTCGCCATGCGGATCGGGTCTGCGTGCTGTATCGCGGTCGGGAACAGGAAACCGGCCCGGTGGATCGGGTCTTCGAAGCGCCGCAAAGCAATTACACCCGGGCTCTGCTGGGAGCGGAGCCCGAGGGCCAGCCCTCGCCGCTGACCCGGGAAGAGACGCTGCTGGAAACCCGGGCGCTCAGCGTAGTGTTTCAGCGCCCCAAGAAACTGTTTGCCAAACGGCCCCTGCCCTTCGAGGCGCTGGCGCCGCTATCGATACGCCTCGCCCGAGGCGAAACCCTGGGCATCGTCGGCGAATCCGGCTCCGGCAAGACCACCCTGGCCCTGGCGGCGCTGCGCCTGATGGAAAGCCGCGGTGAAATCGTCTTCGACGGCGAACATCTGGAGCGCCTGAGCGGCAACGCGCTGCGGCGCCGGCGACGGCGCTTCCAGATCGTCTTCCAGGATCCCTACGGCTCGCTTTCCCCCCGCCTGCCGGTATCCCGGATCATCAGCGAAGGGCTGCGATTTCATCAACCCCAGCTCGATGATCCCACTGTCGAACAGCGCGTGCAGACGACGCTCGAAGAGGTCGGGCTCCCCGCGGACTGCGCCTCCCGCTTTCCGCATGAGTTTTCCGGGGGGCAGCGCCAGCGCATCGCCATCGCCCGGGCGATCATTCTCGAGCCAGAACTGCTGGTGCTGGACGAGCCGACTTCCGCTCTGGATCGTACGGTGCAGAAACAGCTGGTGGAACTGCTCAGGGCGCTTCAAAGCCGGCGCAACCTGAGCTATCTGTTCATCAGTCATGATCTGGCGGTGGTGCGCGCCATGGCGCATCGCGTACTGGTACTAAAAGATGGGCAGCTTGTCGAACAGGGTTCGAGCCAGCAGATACTCAGTGAACCAGAAAACGACTACACTAAAGCCTTACTTGCCGCCGCCAACTTAAAATCATTTAGTATGAGTGGTATAAGGTGA
- a CDS encoding YjbF family lipoprotein, producing the protein MSCLSLGLVGCSSTGNSPLGNTLASLIPDREAVATTARSLPYASVAAHMDGNDALMVMAHQVGEDTFWQARDRATLQLHAGLPYRTAGFDNELLKLDYPPIGSAAPKERLPVVADWQDAEGNEHHLTGWVQRQCQPEPQVELPLTTLDLERCEDRVAWSNGQTSRNTLWYRPQDQRVWAGSIEPWPDAKRIGWQVARPWW; encoded by the coding sequence TTGTCATGTTTATCCTTGGGGCTGGTGGGCTGTTCGTCGACAGGCAACTCTCCCCTGGGTAATACCCTAGCCTCTCTCATACCGGATCGAGAAGCGGTAGCCACCACCGCGAGATCGTTACCCTATGCCTCCGTCGCCGCGCACATGGACGGCAACGACGCTTTGATGGTCATGGCGCATCAGGTGGGTGAGGATACGTTCTGGCAGGCCAGGGATCGAGCGACGCTGCAGTTACACGCCGGGCTGCCCTATCGCACCGCGGGCTTCGACAATGAACTGCTCAAGCTGGATTATCCGCCGATCGGATCGGCAGCCCCGAAGGAACGCCTTCCCGTAGTCGCGGATTGGCAGGATGCCGAGGGCAACGAGCATCACCTGACCGGCTGGGTGCAACGGCAATGCCAGCCGGAGCCGCAGGTTGAACTGCCGTTGACGACCCTGGATCTGGAGCGCTGCGAGGATAGAGTGGCCTGGAGCAACGGCCAGACCAGCCGTAATACCCTATGGTATCGCCCACAGGATCAGCGCGTCTGGGCAGGTAGCATTGAACCCTGGCCGGATGCCAAGCGCATCGGCTGGCAGGTCGCCAGACCCTGGTGGTAA
- a CDS encoding capsule biosynthesis GfcC family protein encodes MFSARITGYALPLCALLLGSMLALDTHAADNDSATLQSRPTLTDAWLAMDRLPEGRAYYLLETDRERLDQQGRQLRHELVELIGQAGQAGQNRRWQGLVQWQLKLNQPATLRTLASADLASLLENPRSAPFLDTLASYGACTPADWIDVWTPNGVIRLDWQEGSRLANTLDRLPKDAYRGADTATVVTPRGSTYQQGVAAWNLQDVALAPGSRIVFSLPPVNISARWVNKNLPKYLAARMPGNDCTRDSMKPDDVSAP; translated from the coding sequence ATGTTCTCAGCAAGGATCACCGGTTATGCATTACCCCTGTGCGCGCTACTGCTTGGTAGCATGCTCGCACTGGATACCCATGCCGCCGACAACGACAGCGCGACGCTCCAAAGCCGACCTACCTTGACGGACGCCTGGCTCGCCATGGATCGCCTGCCTGAAGGCCGAGCGTATTACCTGCTCGAGACAGACCGGGAGCGCCTGGACCAGCAAGGACGCCAGCTACGCCATGAGCTGGTGGAACTGATCGGTCAGGCGGGCCAAGCCGGTCAGAACCGGCGCTGGCAAGGGCTGGTGCAATGGCAGCTCAAGCTCAACCAGCCCGCTACCCTGCGCACCCTGGCAAGCGCGGATCTGGCCTCACTGCTGGAAAATCCGCGTAGCGCGCCGTTTCTCGACACCCTAGCCAGCTACGGCGCCTGCACCCCGGCAGACTGGATCGACGTCTGGACGCCCAACGGCGTAATCCGGCTCGATTGGCAGGAAGGCAGCCGTCTGGCCAACACCCTGGACCGCCTGCCTAAAGACGCTTATCGCGGCGCGGACACCGCCACCGTGGTCACCCCCAGGGGAAGCACCTATCAACAGGGCGTCGCCGCCTGGAACCTGCAGGACGTCGCCCTGGCGCCGGGTAGTCGAATCGTATTTTCCCTTCCGCCGGTCAATATCTCCGCCCGTTGGGTCAACAAGAACCTGCCGAAATATCTGGCCGCGCGTATGCCTGGTAATGACTGTACGCGCGACTCAATGAAACCAGACGACGTGAGCGCCCCATGA